Proteins found in one Perca fluviatilis chromosome 9, GENO_Pfluv_1.0, whole genome shotgun sequence genomic segment:
- the LOC120565956 gene encoding protein ENL-like isoform X1 → MYPAFSLRGTGQNRLDRLRHRPKHLCTVQVKLELGHRAQLRKKVTSEGFTHDWMVFVRGPETGDIQHFVEKVVFCLHDSFPISKRVCKEPPYKVEETGNTGILMHIEVHFKNKELPKKMCFKYQLNLEGDHLRCEMLTFNNPNKDFRRKLIKAGAVMVFPKGTEAATRSSPDSSIPPTKKIKTSHVSEEPSKE, encoded by the exons atgtatcctgccttcagtctccgggggACTGGCCAAAATCGGCTGGACCGTCTACGTCATCggccgaaacatttg tGCACAGTGCAGGTGAAGCTGGAGTTGGGCCACAGAGCCCAGCTAAGGAAGAAGGTGACATCAGAAGGCTTCACCCACGACTGGATGGTGTTTGTCCGAGGGCCAGAGACCGGCGACATCCAGCACTTTGTAGAGAAGGTTGTCTTCTGCCTGCATGACAGCTTCCCCATATCCAAGAGAG TATGCAAGGAGCCTCCATATAAAGTAGAGGAGACAGGCAACACAGGCATTCTCATGCATATCGAGGTCCACTTCAAGAACAAG GAGCTGCCAAAAAAGATGTGTTTTAAGTACCAGCTTAACCTAGAGGGTGACCACCTGCGCTGTGAGATGCTCACCTTCAACAACCCCAACAAAGACTTCAGGAGAAAGCTGATCAAAGCTGGAGCG GTTATGGTATTTCCAAAGGGCACTGAGGCAGCAACAAGGTCCAGTCCAGACTCCTCTATACCCCCAACTAAGAAGATCAAGACCTCCCATGTGTCCGAG GAACCCAGCAAAGAATGA
- the LOC120565956 gene encoding protein ENL-like isoform X2 — MDMVRNNAQCTVQVKLELGHRAQLRKKVTSEGFTHDWMVFVRGPETGDIQHFVEKVVFCLHDSFPISKRVCKEPPYKVEETGNTGILMHIEVHFKNKELPKKMCFKYQLNLEGDHLRCEMLTFNNPNKDFRRKLIKAGAVMVFPKGTEAATRSSPDSSIPPTKKIKTSHVSEEPSKE, encoded by the exons atggacatggtcagaaacaatgctcag tGCACAGTGCAGGTGAAGCTGGAGTTGGGCCACAGAGCCCAGCTAAGGAAGAAGGTGACATCAGAAGGCTTCACCCACGACTGGATGGTGTTTGTCCGAGGGCCAGAGACCGGCGACATCCAGCACTTTGTAGAGAAGGTTGTCTTCTGCCTGCATGACAGCTTCCCCATATCCAAGAGAG TATGCAAGGAGCCTCCATATAAAGTAGAGGAGACAGGCAACACAGGCATTCTCATGCATATCGAGGTCCACTTCAAGAACAAG GAGCTGCCAAAAAAGATGTGTTTTAAGTACCAGCTTAACCTAGAGGGTGACCACCTGCGCTGTGAGATGCTCACCTTCAACAACCCCAACAAAGACTTCAGGAGAAAGCTGATCAAAGCTGGAGCG GTTATGGTATTTCCAAAGGGCACTGAGGCAGCAACAAGGTCCAGTCCAGACTCCTCTATACCCCCAACTAAGAAGATCAAGACCTCCCATGTGTCCGAG GAACCCAGCAAAGAATGA
- the LOC120565956 gene encoding protein ENL-like isoform X3: MENRCTVQVKLELGHRAQLRKKVTSEGFTHDWMVFVRGPETGDIQHFVEKVVFCLHDSFPISKRVCKEPPYKVEETGNTGILMHIEVHFKNKELPKKMCFKYQLNLEGDHLRCEMLTFNNPNKDFRRKLIKAGAVMVFPKGTEAATRSSPDSSIPPTKKIKTSHVSEEPSKE; the protein is encoded by the exons ATGGAGAACCGG tGCACAGTGCAGGTGAAGCTGGAGTTGGGCCACAGAGCCCAGCTAAGGAAGAAGGTGACATCAGAAGGCTTCACCCACGACTGGATGGTGTTTGTCCGAGGGCCAGAGACCGGCGACATCCAGCACTTTGTAGAGAAGGTTGTCTTCTGCCTGCATGACAGCTTCCCCATATCCAAGAGAG TATGCAAGGAGCCTCCATATAAAGTAGAGGAGACAGGCAACACAGGCATTCTCATGCATATCGAGGTCCACTTCAAGAACAAG GAGCTGCCAAAAAAGATGTGTTTTAAGTACCAGCTTAACCTAGAGGGTGACCACCTGCGCTGTGAGATGCTCACCTTCAACAACCCCAACAAAGACTTCAGGAGAAAGCTGATCAAAGCTGGAGCG GTTATGGTATTTCCAAAGGGCACTGAGGCAGCAACAAGGTCCAGTCCAGACTCCTCTATACCCCCAACTAAGAAGATCAAGACCTCCCATGTGTCCGAG GAACCCAGCAAAGAATGA